A window of Helicobacter anatolicus contains these coding sequences:
- a CDS encoding bifunctional 3,4-dihydroxy-2-butanone 4-phosphate synthase/GTP cyclohydrolase II: MFHVRIKEAIEAFRNGEMIIIMDDEDRENEGDLVLAGIFSTPEKINFMAQEARGLICVSITNSLAKKLDLPPMVAKNDSNHETAFTISIDAKEAKTGISAFERDMTIQLMCDDSSTPDDFVRPGHIFPLIAKEGGVLVRTGHTEASVDLCKIAGLKPVSVICEIMKEDGSMARRGDKFLLDFAKKHNLKTLYVSDLVSYRMKHENLLQMLEENIESFMDTKCKKQVFKDHFDRQHIVFRFDGTGVQIPLVRFHIIQDDYIILSDKKKFDFLMRAVEKLKNDGGYLIFLRDNGSKDEVVKNFGIGAQILKCLQIDSFRLITSSSREYSALGGFDLKIQETIEV, encoded by the coding sequence ATGTTTCATGTACGGATAAAAGAGGCGATTGAGGCATTTCGTAATGGAGAAATGATTATTATTATGGACGATGAAGATAGAGAAAATGAGGGAGATTTGGTATTGGCAGGTATTTTTAGCACCCCAGAAAAAATTAATTTTATGGCTCAAGAAGCAAGAGGTTTAATTTGTGTTTCTATTACCAACTCACTTGCAAAAAAACTTGATTTACCTCCTATGGTTGCAAAAAATGATTCTAATCATGAAACAGCTTTTACAATTTCTATTGATGCAAAAGAGGCAAAAACAGGGATTTCGGCTTTTGAAAGAGATATGACAATCCAGTTGATGTGTGATGATAGCAGTACTCCTGATGATTTTGTGAGGCCCGGACATATTTTTCCATTAATTGCTAAAGAAGGAGGGGTTTTGGTAAGAACAGGGCATACAGAAGCAAGCGTAGATTTGTGTAAAATTGCGGGATTGAAGCCTGTGAGTGTAATTTGTGAAATCATGAAAGAAGATGGTTCGATGGCAAGAAGAGGGGATAAGTTTCTTTTAGATTTTGCAAAAAAACATAATTTAAAAACTTTATATGTTTCTGACTTAGTGTCTTATCGCATGAAGCATGAAAATTTATTACAAATGTTAGAAGAAAACATAGAATCCTTTATGGATACAAAATGTAAAAAACAAGTTTTTAAAGATCATTTTGATCGCCAACATATTGTATTTCGGTTCGATGGTACAGGGGTACAGATACCATTAGTGAGATTTCATATTATTCAAGATGATTATATAATATTGAGTGATAAAAAAAAGTTTGATTTTTTGATGCGTGCAGTAGAAAAGCTGAAAAATGATGGGGGATATTTGATTTTCTTGCGTGATAATGGTAGTAAGGATGAAGTGGTAAAAAATTTTGGAATTGGGGCACAGATTCTAAAATGCCTTCAAATTGATAGCTTTAGATTGATTACTTCTTCTTCTCGTGAATATAGTGCATTGGGCGGTTTTGATCTTAAGATCCAAGAAACTATTGAAGTATGA